From a region of the Eriocheir sinensis breed Jianghai 21 chromosome 25, ASM2467909v1, whole genome shotgun sequence genome:
- the LOC127003271 gene encoding uncharacterized protein LOC127003271 — translation MQLLVLTCLVAVAAAANLQQGYNLPSPRQPGFTHGRPPVTGYTTPTGFPHGPTGPGLVQSCGEGQVRHVDGSCVSPQVTRNLYVYRAPDLTPIIGPRPPVAPPRVEHNIVFIHTPNGLFSQEPIVVPPPQQKNVVYVLNKRPQIDPTLLEVPAGEQQAPEIYFVNYAEGENPQLPLGGDLQSALSKAEESHGALIGDTGATGTTGVTGTTGVTGPASSPVSAPGGLYTYP, via the coding sequence GTCCTCACTTGTCTggtcgccgtcgccgccgccgccaacctGCAGCAGGGGTACAACCTGCCCTCCCCGCGGCAACCAGGTTTCACGCACGGGCGCCCCCCTGTCACCGGCTACACCACTCCCACAGGCTTCCCCCATGGCCCCACTGGCCCCGGGCTCGTCCAAAGCTGCGGAGAGGGACAGGTGCGTCACGTGGACGGCAGCTGCGTCTCGCCGCAGGTAACGCGTAACCTCTACGTGTACCGCGCCCCCGACCTGACGCCCATCATCGGGCCCCGCCCCCCCGTGGCCCCACCCCGCGTGGAGCATAATATCGTGTTCATCCACACCCCCAACGGCCTGTTCAGCCAGGAGCCCATCGTGGTTCCGCCACCGCAGCAGAAGAACGTGGTGTACGTGCTCAACAAGCGGCCCCAAATTGACCCCACCCTCCTGGAGGTGCCTGCCGGTGAGCAGCAGGCGCCGGAGATCTACTTCGTTAATTACGCCGAGGGCGAGAACCCGCAGCTGCCTCTGGGCGGCGACCTGCAGTCTGCCCTCAGCAAAGCCGAGGAGAGCCACGGGGCGCTTATCGGCGACACGGGCGCCACAGGGACCACGGGCGTCACGGGAACCACGGGCGTCACGGGGCCCGCCTCTAGCCCCGTTTCTGCCCCAGGCGGCCTGTACACCTACCCGTAG
- the LOC127003270 gene encoding ATP-dependent RNA helicase A-like translates to MKLLVVASTLLAVVAAEQSYGGGGFGGGGGGGFGGGFGGGFGGGIGGGYGGGGCGGGQVLHVDGSCVTPQVTRNLYVYRAPDLAPIVGPAPYVPPPRLEHNIVFIHTPESLLNQKPVVIPPPKQKNVVYLLSKRPHQSQQVIEVPAGEQQAPEIFFVNYAEGENPSLPTGGDLLSALSKASQGSGELVSGGGGFGGGFGGGFGGGIGGGIGGGYGGGGFGGGIGGGIGGGIGGGHGGGGGGLYSR, encoded by the exons ATGAAGCTCCTG GTCGTCGCCTCAACACTGCTGGCGGTCGTCGCGGCCGAACAATCCTACGGCGGCGGAGGCttcggtggaggtggaggcggtggctttGGAGGAGGCTTCGGAGGTGGCTTTGGAGGCGGCATCGGAGGAGGCTATGGCGGCGGAGGCTGCGGCGGCGGCCAGGTGCTTCACGTGGACGGCAGCTGCGTCACTCCCCAGGTGACCCGCAACTTGTACGTGTACCGCGCCCCCGACCTGGCGCCCATCGTGGGCCCGGCCCCCTACGTGCCGCCCCCACGCCTGGAGCATAACATCGTGTTCATCCACACTCCCGAGTCTCTGCTCAACCAGAAGCCCGTGGTGATTCCGCCACCAAAGCAGAAGAACGTTGTGTACCTGCTCAGCAAGCGGCCTCACCAGAGCCAGCAGGTCATCGAGGTGCCAGCAGGCGAACAGCAGGCACCAGAGATCTTCTTCGTCAATTACGCCGAGGGAGAAAACCCATCACTACCCACCGGCGGCGACCTGCTGTCAGCACTCAGCAAGGCTTCCCAGGGCAGCGGCGAACTAGTCAGCGGTGGCGGCGGCTTTGGCGGTGGCTTCGGCGGTGGCTTCGGAGGCGGCATTGGTGGCGGCATTGGTGGCGGCTACGGTGGCGGCGGCTTTGGTGGCGGTATCGGTGGCGGCATCGGTGGCGGCATCGGAGGAGGCCacggtggcggaggtggaggccTGTACTCCCGTTAA